Below is a genomic region from Deltaproteobacteria bacterium.
CCTCTCAAGTCGTAGGACAAGATCTTCCCCGAAGCTTTCGATATCGCGGGAAAAAAGCCGGATTTTGTTCACGAAATGATTATAAAAAATAACGGCGGGGATCGCCGCGGCGAGACCAAAGGCGGTAGCGATCAGTGCCTCAGCAATGAAAGGACCGACAACGGCAAGGCTCGTGGAACCGGCGCGACCGATCTGCCAGAAGGCAGCGAGGATCCCCCAGACGGTCCCGAAAAGTCCGATGAAGGGGGCCGAGCTCCCGGTGGTTGCAAGGAAAGGTATGTAACGTTCGATCCGTTCGATCTCTTCATCGACTGCCCTCTCCACCTTCCGTCGAATTTGAGCAAGCGGGGTCTTGCGGTTCATGTCCCCCAAGACCATCCGGAAGATATTGGAGAGGGGGCTTTCTGCACGGGCCTGTTTTTTCAAAAGCTCATCGAGATTCGTGGAACGCAAGAACGACTCGAAAAAGTGCAGTGAGGATTCCTTGAGTCGATTAATCTCCTTATGTTTGTAG
It encodes:
- a CDS encoding MotA/TolQ/ExbB proton channel family protein; translation: MFSTAHAANGNGHLFQIFWGSDPVVKLTLLILISMSIVCWAIIVYKHKEINRLKESSLHFFESFLRSTNLDELLKKQARAESPLSNIFRMVLGDMNRKTPLAQIRRKVERAVDEEIERIERYIPFLATTGSSAPFIGLFGTVWGILAAFWQIGRAGSTSLAVVGPFIAEALIATAFGLAAAIPAVIFYNHFVNKIRLFSRDIESFGEDLVLRLEREYGT